From Carettochelys insculpta isolate YL-2023 chromosome 22, ASM3395843v1, whole genome shotgun sequence, one genomic window encodes:
- the LOC142024558 gene encoding cdc42 effector protein 2-like: MPAKTPVYLKTSTPKRGRKLRLRDALSSEMISPPLGDFRHSAHIGPAGEADMFGELSFLQGRYDLLPGLGRRLASQSAQAMGREPGWGPAASGCRSLLRSTVSLPVFSGAPGQEQAPPKPPRLHLEELPSSQHSMSVSCPEGRFPGSPGLAFSTAHYDQLPSSFSFSFAATASSEGSFPGPWGLGYSSPPGTDPQGSPSSSGASVPHSDSLLGSGLDLDLGPSILDDVLRIMEEYKTPSTKAL, encoded by the coding sequence ATGCCGGCCAAGACCCCCGTTTACCTGAAGACGTCGACGCCGAAGCGGGGCCGCAAGCTGCGGCTGCGGGACGCGCTGTCCAGCGAGATGATCAGCCCGCCGCTGGGGGACTTCCGGCACAGCGCCCACATCGGGCCAGCGGGCGAGGCCGACATGTTTGGGGAGCTCTCCTTCCTGCAGGGCCGTTACGACCTGCTGCCCGGGCTGGGGCGCCGTCTGGCCTCACAGAGCGCCCAGGCCATGGGGCGCGAGCCGGGCTGGGGCCCTGCCGCCAGCGGATGCCGCAGCCTGCTCCGGAGCACTGTCTCCCTGCCTGTCTTCAGCGGGGCGCCGGGCCAGGAGCAGGCGCCCCCGAAGCCCCCCCGCCTGCACCTGGAGGAACTGCCCAGCAGCCAGCACTCCATGTCTGTGAGCTGCCCCGAGGGCCGGTTCCCTGgcagcccaggcctggccttCTCCACCGCCCACTATGAccagctgccctcctccttctccttctccttcgcTGCCACCGCCAGCTCTGAGGGCTCCTTCCCGGGCCCCTGGGGCCTGGGCTACAGCTCCCCACCTGGCACagacccccagggctcccccagctcctcgGGGGCCTCTGTCCCGCACTCCGACTCCTTGCTGGGGTCAggcctggacctggacctgggcCCCTCCATCTTGGACGACGTGCTGCGGATCATGGAGGAGTACAAAACGCCCAGCACCAAGGCCCTCTAG